The Roseomonas haemaphysalidis genome segment GCACGGAATAAAAGACCGTCTCGGCGATGTTGGTGGCGTGGTCGCCGATGCGCTCGTAGTTCTTGGCGACGAACAGCAGATGGGTCGCGGCGGTGATGTTGCGCGTGTCTTCCATCATGTGCGTCAGCAGCTCGCGGAAGATGCCGTTGTACACGTCGTCCACGCTGGCATCGGCCGCCCACACCCGCTCGGCGGCCGTGGCATCCTGGTTGACCAGGGCGTCGATCGATTCCTTGAGGTTTTCCTGCACCAGCTTGGCCATCCATTGAAAGCTGCTGAAGCCCGTCAGCTGCGGCTGCTGCGCGATCACCACCGCGCGCTTGGCGCAATTCCGGGCATAGTCGCCGATCCGCTCGATGGCGTTGGACACCTTCATGGCCGCGATGATGAAGCGCAGGTCGCCCGCCATGGGCTGGCGCAGCGCCAGCAGGCGGACGCAGAAATTCTCGATGTCGCGCTCCAGCTGGTCGATCTCGCCGTCACGGCCGATCACCTCGGCGGCCAGCTCCGTGTCGCGGCGCACCAGGGCATAGGCGGCATCCGCCACCTGCCGCTCGGCCAGCCCGCCCATGCGGGCGATCATCTCGCGCAGTTTCTTGAGCTGCTCCTCGTAGGAGCGGACGATGTGCTCGGATTTCTCAACCATGCTCTGCGTCCCCCGCCTCAGCCGAAGCGGCCGGTGATGTAGTCTTGCGTCCGCGGCTGCTTGGGCGCCGTGAACATCTCCTCGGCCGGCGCCACCTCCACCAGCTCGCCCAGGTAGAAGAACGCCACCTGGTCGGCGCAGCGCGCCGCCTGCTGCATGTTGTGCGTGACGATGGCGATGGTGAAGTCGCGCTTCAGCTCGTCGATCAGCTCCTCGATCCGCAGGGTGCTGATCGGGTCCAGCGCCGAGGTCGGCTCGTCCAGCAGGATCACTTCCGGCCGCACCGCGATGGTGCGGGCGATGCACAGGCGCTGCTGCTGGCCGCCGGACAGGCCCATGGCGGAACTGTTCAGCCGGTCCTTGACCTCGCCCCAGATGGCGGCGCGCGTCAGGGCCCATTCCACCCGCTCGTCCATCTCGGTCTTGGACAGCTTCTCATGCAGCCGGATGCCGAAGGCGATGTTCTCGTAGACCGTCATCGGAAAGGGCGTTGGCTTCTGGAACACCATGCCGATGCGCGAGCGCAGCGCGTTGATGTCCACGTCGTCGTCCAGGATGTTCTGCCCGTCCAGCAGCACCTGCCCGGTGGCGCGCTGGCCGGGGTACAGGCTGTACATCCGGTTCAGCACGCGCAGCAGCGTCGACTTGCCGCAGCCCGAGGGGCCGATCATCCCCGTCACCTGCCGCGCCGGCAGGTCGAAGTTGATGTGCTTCAGCGCCTGGCTGGCGCCGTAGAAGAAGTCCAGGTCGCGCACCTGCAGCCGCGCCTCGGCGGCGGGGGCGGCGGGGCGGGCCTGGGTGGCGAAGCCCGGCGCCGCGGGGGCGGCGGGCTTGGCGGCGGTGTTGGCGGTGGTGGCGCTTTCCATGATCTTTCTCACTTCCGCAGCAGGCTGCGCGCCGCGATGTTGAGCCCGAGCACGCCGAGCGTGATGATGAGGGCACCGGCCCAGGCCAGGGCGATCCAGTCCGCATAAGGCGAGCCGGCATAGGCGTAGATGGTCAGCGGCAGGCTCGACATCGGCGCCGACAGGCTGAGCGACCAGTTGAGGTTGCCGAGCGAGGTGAACAGCAGCGGCGCCGTCTCGCCCGCCACGCGGGCCACCGCCAGCAGGATGCCGGTCATGATGCCCGAGGCGGCGGCGCGCCAGCAGACCAGCGTGATCATCTTCCACTTCGGCGCGCCGAGCCCGATCACCGCCTCGCGCAGCGTGTCCGGCAACAGGCGCAGCATGTCCTCCGTGGTGCGGACCACGATGGGAATGACGATGATCGCCAGCGCCACGCAGCCCGCCCAGCCGGAGAAGCCGCCGAAGGGCACCACCAGCACCTGGTACACGAACAGGCCGATCAGGATGGACGGCGCGGACAGGAGGATGTCCGACACGAAGCGGACCGCGTGCGCCAGGGGCGAGGCCTTGGAATACTCGGCCAGGTAGGTGCCCACCAGCAGCCCGATCGGCGTGCCGATGGCGGTGCCGATGACCGTCTGGATGATGGAGCCGATGATCGGGTTCAGCAGGCCGCCGTTGGAGCCGGGCGGCCGGGTCACGTCCGTGAACACGTGCAGCGACAGCGCCGAGGCGCCGTTCCACACCAGCGTGCCCAGGATCGACACCAGGAACAGCACGCCGACCACGGTGGCCAGCAGGCACAGCGTGCGGACCACGGCATCGGCCCGCCGGCGGCGGCGGCCCAGCGCGGCCGAGGCCCGCAGGTCCTTCGGCCGGCCGGGGATGGAGGAGGCGGTGGTGGCGCTCACTTGCGGGCCCCCTGCGGCGCGCGTTGCCGCAGCAGCAGCCGCGACAGCGCCAGCACGATAAAGGAGATGACGAACAGGATGAAGCCGAGGCCCAGCAGCGCGGACAGCTTCAGGCTACCCACCGTCGCCTCGCCGAATTCCAGCGCGACCAGGGAGGCGATGGTGTTGCCGGGGCCGAACAGGCTGGTGCTGATGCGGTTGGCGTTGCCGATCACGAAGGTGACGGCCATGGTCTCGCCCAGCGCGCGGCCGAGGCCGAGCATGATGCCGCCCACCACGGACACCCGGGTGTAGGGCAGCACCACGCGGCGCACGACCTCCCAGGTGGTGCAGCCCAGGCCGTAGGCGCTTTCCTTGAACACCGGCGGCACCGTGTTGAACACGTCGCGCATCACGGCGGCGATGAAGGGCAGCACCATGATCGCCAGGATCAGCGCCGCGGTGAAGATGCCGGTGCCGAAGGGCGGGCCGGCGAACAGGTTGCCGATCACCGGCAGCTCGCCCAGCGTGTCGATCAGGAACGGCTGGAAGGTCTGCGACATGAAGGGCACGATCAGAAAGAAGCCCCACATCCCGTAGATGATCGACGGCACCGCCGCCAGCAGCTCCACAGCCGTGCCCAGCGGGCGGCGCAGCCAGGCGGGCGCCAGCTCGGTCAGGTAGAAGGCAATGCCGAAGGCCACCGGCACGGCCATGACCAGCGCCAGCACGGCGGTGACCACGGTGCCGTAGATCGACACCCCGGCGCCGAACACCTCCTGCACCGGGTCCCAGTCCGTGCCGAACACGAAGCCCGCCCCGAAGGTGCGAAAGGCGTCCCAGCCGCCGATGAACAGCCCGGCGATGATGGCGCCCAGCAACAGCAGCACGAAGATGCCGGCGCCGCGGCAGGCGGCGGCGAAGATGACATCCCCGGTGCGGCCACCGCCGCGGGCGGCGCCGGCTTTCGGGATGGCGGTCAGGGTGGCGGCCTGCTGCAAGGCGGATGCCTCCGGTGGTGGTTCAAGCAAAGCGGGCGGGTGGCCTTGCCGCCACCCGCCCCGGTCAGCCGGCGCGAGGCGCCAGGATCATCAGTTGGCCGGCCAGACCGGCTTGCCGTCCACCTGCACCTGCTTGGCCCAGGCGGCGCGCACCGCGTCCTCCACCGCCGGCGGCAGCGGCACGTAATCCAGGCTGGTCGCGGTCGCGTCGCCGTCGCGATAGGCCCAGTCGAAGAAGCGCATGACGTTCTGCGCCTTGGCGGCGTCCGTCGGGTTGCGCGGCAGCAGGATGAAGGTCGGCGTCACGATCGGCCAGGAGGTCGCGCCATGCGTGTCCACCAGCGAGGCCGCGAAGTCCGGCACCGTCCAGTCGGCGTTGGCGGCGGCGGCCTGGAAGCTCTCGGTCGTCGGGCTGACGAACTGGCCCGCCTTGTTGCGCAGCTGCGTGGTGACCAGGTTGTTGCTGTGGGCGTAGGCGTATTCCACGTAGCCGATGGCGCCGCGCACGTTGCGGACGGTGCCCGCCACGCCCTCATTGCCGCGGGCGCCCGTGCCGGCCGGCCAGCGCACCGAGGTGCCGATGCCGACGCCGCTCTTGAAGGCCTCCGACACGGCGGACAGGTAGCTTACCCAGACAAAGGTCGTGCCCGAGCCATCGGCGCGGTACACGGGCGCGATGGCCAGGTTCGGCAGGGTCAGGCCGCTGTTCAGCTCGACGATGCGCGGGTCGTTCCACTTGCTGATCTTGCCGAGGTAGATGTCGGAGATCACCTCGCCGGTCAGGCGCAGCTTGTTCTGCTCCACGCCCGGGATGTTCACGATGGCCACGATGCTGCCCATGGTGGACGGGAACTGCATCAGATTCGCTTCGCGCAGCTGCTCGGCGGTCATCGGCGCGTCGGAAGCGCCGAAATCCACGGTGCGATTGCGGATCTGCGCCTGGCCTGCGCCCGAGCCCACGGACTGGTAGTTGAGCTGGATGTTGGCGCCGGCCTTCGCCGCCTCGCCCCACTTCTGGTACAGCGGGTTGGGGAAGCTGGCGCCTGCCCCGGTGATGGTGGCCTGCTGGGCCGAAGCGCCGAAGGCGACGCCGAGGGTCGCGGTCAGGCCGACGGCCAGGGCCAGGATGCGATTGCTCACCGGAACACTCCATATCTCTCTTGCACGAAACCCGCCCGCCCAGTTGGTCTGGACAAGCGGCCGGGCTTGGCGGGGTTCTAGGTGCCACCCACGACCGTTCCGTTGCAGATTTGTGAAGCTATGATGACAGCCCCGGCCCCTCGCCACCAGCCGCATCCCGGCTTCGGGCTTGCCGCGCCGCCCTGGTTTTGCTGAAACCGCACATGGCCACGCGCGCGACGCCTGCGGCGGGGCGCCCTCAAGATCGGACATGTGATTGAAATACGGGCTGGATCAGGTGACACGTCCCCGCACCCTCGGGGGCATGGCGGGGTTGGTGGCCGGGGTGCTGCTGGTCGCGGTGCTGGTGCGCATCCTGTTGTCGCTGCTGTTGCCGGCCGCCTGGGCGCAACTGGTGTTCCTGCCCGCGGCCCTGCTGGCCGGGCTGGGCGGCGGCTGGATCGCCGTGGCGCTGTCGCTGCTGGTGATGGACATCGACCTGGCCTTCCATCCGCTGCCCGGCCTCGCCACACCGCAGGCCGGCGGCAATGCGCTGCTGCTTGAAACGGTGCTGGTGCTCACCGGCGGCCTCGGCGCCATGTTGCGGCGGCAGTGGCTGGCCCGCCCGGAGGAAGCAGCGCCTTCGGCCCCCGCGCCGGTGGCTCCGGACGCCGAGGCCCGCATCGCCCTGCTGCAGCACGAGCTCAGCCACCGGGTGAAGAACAACTTCCAACTGGTGGGCAGCCTGCTGCGGCTGCAAGCCCGGCGTGCCGGCAACGAAACGGCCTCGCGCATCCTCAACACTACGGTGCTGCGGATCCAAGGCATGTCGGCGCTGCATGAAAGCCTGTATCGCAACCGCGACATCGGACGGGTGGAGCTGGCGGCCTATCTGCGCGAGGTCTGTGGCCGCGTGGCGGAAGCGCAGCGGGACGGCCGCCCGATCCAGGTGACCTTCGAGGGCGACGCGGCGGAACTGCCGGGGGAATATGCCCTGCCGCTGGGGCTGGCGGTGTCGGAGCTAGTGTCCAACGCCCTGCGCCACGCCTTCCCCGCCGGTCAGGCCGGCACGGTAAGCGTCAGTCTGCGCCGGCAGGGCGAGGAACTGTCGCTGGCCGTGCAGGACGACGGCACCGGCCTGCCGGAGGAAACCAACGAGGCGACCGGCTTCGGCATGCTGCTGGTGGCGTCCTGCGCCACGCAGGTAGAGGGCGAGCTGATCACCCAGCACCGCCCCACCCGCTTCGAAATCCGTTTTCCCGCCACCCTCGCGGCCTGACCGCGGGGTGGCGGAAGCCGCCTAGTCCTTTTTGCCGTCTTCCGGCGCCGGCTCTTCCCAGCCCACGGTCTTGGTGGGGCTGCCGCTGGCCGGCGGGTCGCTGGCGGGGAAGGTGTCTTCCAGCGCGGTTTCCAGCGTCGCGTCCTTCTCGACGTGGCTCTTCGGGGCGTCCTTGACGCTGTCCTCGCGGCCCGGCTTCGCAGGGTCTGCCATGTTGTTCTCCTTGTTGCGGCGGCGCCCGCGATATCGCGGCGCGTTACAACCCAGGAACCGCGTCCCGCCCCCGCGGGTTGCAGCCGCCCCGTGCGGGGGCCGGCCAGACCTCGGCCGTGGCCAGCAACTTCGCGTTGCACAAGGCGTTGAGCAACAGACATGTTTTGAAGGTGGCAACTGGTCGTGACGACCCCGATCGAACACGACCTGATCGCCTGCCTGCCCGACCTGCGCGCCTATGCCCGCTCGTTGACGCGCAACCGGCATGACGCGGACGACCTGGTGCAGGACACCGTGCTGCGCATCATGAAGTCGCAGGACCGCTTCCAACCCGGCACCAACTTCAAGGCCTGGGCCTTCACCATCCTGCGCAACCGCTTCCTCAATGAATTCGTCGCCAAGCGCAAGCAGACGCGCGAGATGGAAGAGGGCGAGCTGGAACAGGTGCCGACCTCTGCCCGCCAGGAAGAAGGGCTGGAGGTCGCGGACTTCCAGCGCGTGTTCCATATGCTGCCGGAAGACCATCGCTCCATCCTCACCCTCGTCGCCGGTTCCGGCATGCCGTACGAGGATGTGGCCCGCGTGCTGGACGTGGCGGTCGGCACGGTGAAGAGCCGGGTGCACAGGGCACGCATGGCGCTCTACGCCCTGCTGGAGCAGGAACACGCCGCGTCCGGCAAGCGGGAGCGCTTTCACCGCAGCACCACGGCCGAGGAACGGCGCAAGGCGGAAGCCGGCTAGGCCTCCGCCTCACCCCATCCGGTCCCCGGCGCTAAAGGCCCGGCCGCGCGCCGGCGGGACCATAGTAGCTGTGGACCCGCTCGCCCCATTCGGTGTCCGCGAGGTCCACATGCTCCTCCGGCGCGAAGGAGGGCGCGGCTTCCAGATCGGCCAGGGCCAGCCCGACCACGTAGCCTTCCAGCTCGGTGTCGTAGCGCAGCTGGTGCCAGGGCAACGGGTAATGCCGCGCGCCGAAGCCGAGGATGCCGCCATAGGCCAGCACGGCGTAGGTCACCACGCCGCGCTGCTTGTCGATCATCAGCGTCTCGATCTCGCCCAGCCGCTCCGCGCCCGCGCCGTAGACCGCGCTGCCGCGCACCTTGTCGGCGGAGATCAACGACAGCGTCTCGTCCCGGGCCACGGCTTCCGGCGTGGTGAAGGCGGGTTCCGTCATGACGTCCTCCATGTTGGGGGCTGCATGCCCTGATGAGTGAACCGGCGGCGGCGCCGGCGGTTGCCGCGCCGCCCCGGCGGTGGTCGTGATGAAACCTTCACCGCGGCCGCCGCCTTGTTGCCGCACGGACTGCCCTGGCGGGCGAAGCGCGGCCCCTGCCCGGTGGCATCCCCGCGCCCCCGCCCTTTGCCATTTCCGGAGTTGCCACGATGTCTGACACCCGTTCCCCCACCCCGCGCGACGACAGCCTGCGTGAAACGCCGCACGGCGCGCCGCAGGAAAGCCTTGGCGCCAACCCCACCACGCGTGAAGGCGCGGCCCAGCCGCGCGACACGCATCGCGAGCCGCCCATGCCGGAGCGGCCGCTGAGCACGGAAGCCGCGCGCGGTGCCGCCACCACGGGCCACATGCGCTACGTGCTGCCCATCTCCATCGCGCTGGCCATCGTCGCATTGATCCTGGCGCTGACGCTGAGTTGAAGACATCCGCCAATCCGCTGAAATAAGCCGGGAACTTGGCCAAATCTCAGCGGTTGTTGGTGGCAGAGGGCGCTGACGGCCCCATCGATTAAGGAAAGGATCACAGCATGGCTTCGACCCGAAGTGGTGGCGGAAAGCAGGGCTTTGCCTCGATGGACCGGGCCAAGCAGCGCGACATCGCTTCCAAGGGCGGGCAAAGCGTGCCGGCCGAGAAGCGGTCCTTCGCGCAGGACCCGGCGCTGGCCGCCGAGGCGGGCCGCAAGGGTGGCCAAAGTGTGCAGGCGGAATCGCGCTCCTTTTCACGCAACCGCGAGCTGGCGGCGCAAGCCGGCCGCAAGGGTGGCCAGGCCACCCAGGGCAACCGCGAGCAGACCGCCGCGTCGCGCCGCAGCGTGACGGACAAGCCGGCCGAATAGCAACCGGCGGCCGGTGGCCGTCGTTGAGACAAGCGGCCGGTGGCCGCGAGGGATGGCCGTCACTTGGGGCGGGTCCCGGACAAGGATGGGACAAGATGCTGGTGGCGCGCTCACCGAATTTCATCGATGCCGCCGGGAGCGAGCCGCAGAAGCCGGACAATGCGTCCTACGCGCTGCGCGCCGCCCTGGCTTGGCGGCTGATCGCGCGGCCGGCCCAGGAGGCTCCGCCGATGGCCGTGCCGCCGGCTCCCGTTTCGTTGCCGTCCATCGCCGCCTGAGCCGCCAGGCGAACACCAGACAGGAGGCACGCATGATCGACACCCAGGACCAGACGGCGGTTCCCGCCACGGCGTCCGACCAGCCGTCGATGCCGCAGGAAGTGCCGTCGCAACCGCAGACCACCCCGAGCGAGGCTCCGGCCCAGGCCCCCGCCGAGCCCAGCCCGCCGCCGCCGGAAGCGCCGGCGCGTGAGGATCCCTCGCCCACACCGGTGACGCCGAACGCGAACAAGGAATTGCCGGAAGGGCGCTACGGCAAAAGCGAGATCATCGACAAGCCCAACACCTAGGGCTGGACCGGACCAGGGGCACGCGATCGTCGCGTGCCCCTTTTTGCTGCGCCCGCGCTGGAACCGCCAAGCCAGAGTCAACTCTTGCCTGCCTGCGTCGTTGTTTCCCCAGGTGGCCGGCGATCCGGTGGCCCATGATCCATGACCTCCAGGGGAGGATGCTTTAATGCCCGATTCCAAGACCGCCTCGGCCGTGACCGGCCTTGAGGCCCTGGCCAGCCAGGCCGTGTCCGGCCACGGCCACCAGGCGGCGCTGTCCACGCTCAGCGCCCATCTGCACGACAGCCACCGTGGCTACGAGGCCGGCAAGCGCCAAACCAGCGACCGCTTTCTGCGCATCGAGTTCACCGAGCTGGCCAGCAAGCGCGCCAGCATGGCGCAGGAGCTGGACGAGCGGCTGCGGGCGAGCGGCGTGCGCCCGGAACATGATGGCAGCACTCTCGGCAACGTGCATCGCGCGGTGCTGGACCTGCAGGGCAAGCTGTTCGGGCGTGGCCGCAGCAGCGTGCTGCGCGAGATCGTGCGCGGCGAAGGCGTGTTGGAAAACGCCTATGCGGAAGCCCTGTCGGAGGAGCTGCCGCCCGAAACCCGCGCCGTGCTGAAGAAGCAGTACCGCCAGGTACGCGCCACCGGTGACCGTTACGAGGCGATGCTGGAAGAGGACGAGGTCGCCTACAACGCGCCCAACACCCTGCTCGGCCGCATCGACCGGCTGACCAAGCCGCTGACCAGCAACCCGATCCTGTCAGCCATCGTGGTGACGGCGGTTTCCGCCCTGACGGCGCGCCTGCTGCGGCCCCGCCGCTGAGCAGCCGCCGGCACGGGCGGCAAGCGGACCAGGACAGACAACGAGGACCATGCGTGACCTTCAAAAGCAGAAGCCCTTTCCGTTTCCTGACCTGGCGGTCCTGAGATGACCGCGCTGCCGCCCGCCTGCGGGCTGTTCCATACCAGTGGCTCCACCGAGGCGGCGGTCCGCCACGCCGCGGCCCGCGCCCGGGCCTTGGGCTTTCGCGCGCTGTGCGTCACGGACCCCGCCCTGGCCGGCGCGGCCGAGGGGCTGGAGGTCTGGCTCGACCTGCGCATGGACCAGGACAGCCCGGCCGACGCCGGCAGTCCGCTGGACCCCCGCTTCTCCGGGCTGCACCGGCCGGCGGCCGGCCGCGATGCCCAACACTGGCTGGAGCACTGGGAAGCCCGGTTGATCGGGTTGCGCGGCATCGCCGGCGTGCTGTGCCGCCTGCCGGAATGGCTGACCGACAGCAGCCTGCGCAGCCTCGCCGCCGCCGTGCGCGGCGCACAGCCGGAGCTGCAGCTCGCCGCCATGGTGCCCCGCCCCCGCGCCGGGCTGGAGGGCTTCAGCTTCGTGGCCCCCGCGATGCCCTGGGTGGATGCCCTGGCGGACGCCGGGCGCTGGCTGTCCGGCCCGCCTTTGCTGGCTCTGGCCGAGGTTCCCGGCGGCCGCCGTCTGGCCGGCCGCTTCGGCAACCGACCCACCGCCGCGCATGCGCTGAGCCGCGCCATCCGCCTCGCCGCCTTTTCCGGTGCCGCCTGGCTGCTGCCGGAAGGGCTGGAGCATGGCGCGCTGCACCGCGGCGGCCTTGCCACCGATGGCGCCGCGCCGCGCCTGGCGCTGGAGCCGGTGGTGATGGCCGCCAACGAGGCCGCGCAGCCTGGCGGCGCCCGCCTGCTGTCCGCCCCGCACGCGCCGGTCGTGCTGCTGCGCGACACCGGCGCCGGCCGCGCGCTGGTGCTGGCCAACCCGTCCCTGTCCCGCCCGCAGCTCGTGCCCGCCGGGCAGGTGCTGGGGCTGTTGCCCGCGCCCGGCACGTTGCCGGCCGGAACCCTCGATGCCGAGGGGCGGCTGCGCCTCTCTCCCGCGGAGGTGCGTATCCTGCCCATCCATGATTCGGCGCCCGTGCGCCAGCCGCTGCGCGACGGCGCCGCCGAGCGCGCCACCGAGATGCCACGCATCGCCATCGAGGCCGTGTCCCCCGCCGTGGATGACGGCCGCTTCGCCGTGAAGCGTGCCGTGGGCCAGGAGGTGACGGTCACCGCCGATGTCTTCACGGATGGCCACACGCGCATCGCCGTCCGCCTGCTGTGGCGCGCGGCGGATGAGGCCGATTGGCACGAGCTGCCCATGAAGGCGCTGCCCAACGACGTCTACACCGCGACCTTCGTGCCCGAGCGCATCGGCCGCCACTTCTACACCGTGGAAGCCTGGGTGGACGTCTTCGCGTCCTTCGACAACGAGATCACCAAGAAGCACGCCGCCGGCATCGACATCTCGCTGGAGCGGCGCGAAGGCCGTGCCCTGCTGCAGGCCGCCGCCGGCCGCATGGGCGAGCATGCCGGCCACCTGGCGCAGGTGCTGGACGCCGAGCAGGACGCGCCGCCGGAACAGGCCGTCGCCCTGTTCACCAGCGCCGAAACGCGCGCGGCGATGCTGGCCGCCGACCCCCGCCCCTTCCGTGAGCGGCGCGAGCCGCTGCCGCTGGATGTCGAGCGCCGCGAAGCCGGCTTTGCATCGTGGTACGAGATCTTCCCGCGCTCGCAGACCGATGACCCCGCGCGCCACGGCACCTTCCGCGACGTGATCGGCCAGCTGCCGCGCGTGCGGGACATGGGCTTCGACGTGCTGTACTTCACGCCTATCCATCCGATCGGCAAGAAGAACCGCAAGGGCCGCAACAACACCCTGACGCCGGGGCCGGACGACGTGGGCAGCCCCTATGCCATCGGTTCCGAGGCCGGCGGCCACGATGCGCTGCACCCCGAGCTCGGCACCATCGAGGACTTCCGCGCCCTGGTGGCGGCGGCGAAGGAGCACAGGCTGGAGCTGGCGCTCGACTTCGCCATCCAGTGCTCGCCCGACCACCCCTGGCTGAAGGAGCATCCGGGCTGGTTCGACTACCGCCCGGACGGCTCCATCCGCTACGCCGAGAACCCGCCCAAGAAGTACGAGGACATCGTCAACGTCGACTTCTATAAGCCGGACGCCATGCCGGCGCTGTGGCTGGCGCTGCGCGATGCCGTGCTGTTCTGGGTCAAGGAAGGCGTCACGCTGTTCCGCGTGGACAACCCCCACACCAAGCCCCTGCCCTTCTGGGAATGGATGATCGCGGAAGTCCGCGCCCGCGCGCCGGAAGCGGTGTTCCTGTCGGAAGCCTTCACGCGGCCCAAGGTGATGTACCGCCTGGCCAAGGTCGGCTACAGCCAGTCCTACACCTACTTCACCTGGCGCAACGAGGCGTGGGAGCTGCGGCAATACCTGGAGGAGCTGAACCAGGCGCCGGTCAGCGACTTCTTCCGCCCGCATTTCTTTGTCAACACGCCCGACATCAACCCGGAATTCCTGCAAACCAGCGGGCGCCCGGGCCACCTGATCCGCGCCGCGCTGGCGGCCACGCTGTCCGGGCTGTGGGGCGTCTACAACGGCTTCGAGCTGTGCGAGGCGACGCCGGTCAAGCCCGGCAAGGAAGAGTACCTCGACAGCGAGAAGTACGAGATCAAGGTCTGGGACTACGACCGCCCCGGCAACATCGTGCCCGAGATCACCGCGCTGAACGGCATCCGCCGCGAGAACCCGGCGCTGCAGACCCATCTCGGCGTCACCTTCCTGCCGTCAGGCAACGACAAGGTGCTGGCCTACCTGAAGCGGACGCCGGATGGCTCCAATGCCGTGCTGGTGCTGGTGTCCATGGACCCTCACGCGCCGGTGGACTGCTGGTACGAGGTGCCGCACTGGCTGCTCGGCGCGCCCGCCGGTGGCCCCATCCTGGCCGAGAACCTGCTGTCAGGCGGCGAGGAAAGCTGGACCGGCACGCACCGCCACCACCGCTTCGACCCCCATTCCATGCTGCCCTACGCCATCTGGCGTCTGCGCGCCGCCGTTTAAGGCTTGACCATGCCCGACAGCAACATCTCCACCGTGACCGACGCGCACCAGCAGGACCCCCTGTGGTACAAGGACGCGGTCATCTACCAGCTGCACATCAAGTCTTTCTTTGATTCCAACAATGACGGCGTGGGCGACATCCCGGGGCTGATCGAGAAGCTGGACTACGTCGCGGAACTCGGCGTCGACGCCATCTGGATGCTGCCCTTCTACCCCTCGCCGCGGCGGGACGACGGCTACGACATCGCCGACTACACCAGCGTGCACCCCGAATACGGCACGATGGACGACATCCGCCGCTTCATCGACGCGGCGCATGCGCGCGGCATCCGCGTGATCACCGAGCTGGTCATCAACCACACCTCGGACCAGCACCCCTGGTTCCAGCGCGCCCGCAACGCCCCCAAGGGCTCGCCGGAGCGCGACTACTACGTGTGGTCGGACAGTGACGAGAAGTACGACGGCACCCGCATCATCTTCCTCGACACCGAGAAGTCGAACTGGACCTGGGACCCGGTGGCCGGCCAGTACTTCTGGCACCGCTTCTATTCGCACCAGCCGGACCTGAACTTCGACAACCCGGCGGTGATGGAGGAAGTGCTGTCCGTCATGCGCTTCTGGCTGGACCTCGGCATCGACGGGCTGCGGCTGGACGCCATCCCCTACCTGATCGAGCGGGACGGCACCAACAACGAGAACCTGCCCGAAACCCATGTGGTGCTGAAGAAGATCCGCGCCGCGCTGGACGAGCACGCGACCGGCCGCATGCTGCTGGCCGAGGCCAACCAGTGGCCCGAGGACACTCAGCAGTATTTCGGCGACGGCGACGAATGCCACATGTCGTTCCACTTCCCCCTAATGCCGCGCATGTACATGGCGATGGCGCAGGAGGACCGCTTCCCGATCACCGACATCCTGCGCCAGACGCCCGAGATCCCCGAGAACTGCCAGTGGGCGATCTTCCTGCGCAATCATGACGAGCTGACGCTCGAGATGGTGACC includes the following:
- the phoU gene encoding phosphate signaling complex protein PhoU; protein product: MVEKSEHIVRSYEEQLKKLREMIARMGGLAERQVADAAYALVRRDTELAAEVIGRDGEIDQLERDIENFCVRLLALRQPMAGDLRFIIAAMKVSNAIERIGDYARNCAKRAVVIAQQPQLTGFSSFQWMAKLVQENLKESIDALVNQDATAAERVWAADASVDDVYNGIFRELLTHMMEDTRNITAATHLLFVAKNYERIGDHATNIAETVFYSVRGAGLPDERPKGDTSPFAVARPPA
- a CDS encoding sigma-70 family RNA polymerase sigma factor, with product MTTPIEHDLIACLPDLRAYARSLTRNRHDADDLVQDTVLRIMKSQDRFQPGTNFKAWAFTILRNRFLNEFVAKRKQTREMEEGELEQVPTSARQEEGLEVADFQRVFHMLPEDHRSILTLVAGSGMPYEDVARVLDVAVGTVKSRVHRARMALYALLEQEHAASGKRERFHRSTTAEERRKAEAG
- the pstB gene encoding phosphate ABC transporter ATP-binding protein PstB — its product is MESATTANTAAKPAAPAAPGFATQARPAAPAAEARLQVRDLDFFYGASQALKHINFDLPARQVTGMIGPSGCGKSTLLRVLNRMYSLYPGQRATGQVLLDGQNILDDDVDINALRSRIGMVFQKPTPFPMTVYENIAFGIRLHEKLSKTEMDERVEWALTRAAIWGEVKDRLNSSAMGLSGGQQQRLCIARTIAVRPEVILLDEPTSALDPISTLRIEELIDELKRDFTIAIVTHNMQQAARCADQVAFFYLGELVEVAPAEEMFTAPKQPRTQDYITGRFG
- the pstA gene encoding phosphate ABC transporter permease PstA — translated: MSATTASSIPGRPKDLRASAALGRRRRRADAVVRTLCLLATVVGVLFLVSILGTLVWNGASALSLHVFTDVTRPPGSNGGLLNPIIGSIIQTVIGTAIGTPIGLLVGTYLAEYSKASPLAHAVRFVSDILLSAPSILIGLFVYQVLVVPFGGFSGWAGCVALAIIVIPIVVRTTEDMLRLLPDTLREAVIGLGAPKWKMITLVCWRAAASGIMTGILLAVARVAGETAPLLFTSLGNLNWSLSLSAPMSSLPLTIYAYAGSPYADWIALAWAGALIITLGVLGLNIAARSLLRK
- the pstC gene encoding phosphate ABC transporter permease subunit PstC, which encodes MQQAATLTAIPKAGAARGGGRTGDVIFAAACRGAGIFVLLLLGAIIAGLFIGGWDAFRTFGAGFVFGTDWDPVQEVFGAGVSIYGTVVTAVLALVMAVPVAFGIAFYLTELAPAWLRRPLGTAVELLAAVPSIIYGMWGFFLIVPFMSQTFQPFLIDTLGELPVIGNLFAGPPFGTGIFTAALILAIMVLPFIAAVMRDVFNTVPPVFKESAYGLGCTTWEVVRRVVLPYTRVSVVGGIMLGLGRALGETMAVTFVIGNANRISTSLFGPGNTIASLVALEFGEATVGSLKLSALLGLGFILFVISFIVLALSRLLLRQRAPQGARK
- the pstS gene encoding phosphate ABC transporter substrate-binding protein PstS, which produces MSNRILALAVGLTATLGVAFGASAQQATITGAGASFPNPLYQKWGEAAKAGANIQLNYQSVGSGAGQAQIRNRTVDFGASDAPMTAEQLREANLMQFPSTMGSIVAIVNIPGVEQNKLRLTGEVISDIYLGKISKWNDPRIVELNSGLTLPNLAIAPVYRADGSGTTFVWVSYLSAVSEAFKSGVGIGTSVRWPAGTGARGNEGVAGTVRNVRGAIGYVEYAYAHSNNLVTTQLRNKAGQFVSPTTESFQAAAANADWTVPDFAASLVDTHGATSWPIVTPTFILLPRNPTDAAKAQNVMRFFDWAYRDGDATATSLDYVPLPPAVEDAVRAAWAKQVQVDGKPVWPAN
- a CDS encoding sensor histidine kinase — encoded protein: MTRPRTLGGMAGLVAGVLLVAVLVRILLSLLLPAAWAQLVFLPAALLAGLGGGWIAVALSLLVMDIDLAFHPLPGLATPQAGGNALLLETVLVLTGGLGAMLRRQWLARPEEAAPSAPAPVAPDAEARIALLQHELSHRVKNNFQLVGSLLRLQARRAGNETASRILNTTVLRIQGMSALHESLYRNRDIGRVELAAYLREVCGRVAEAQRDGRPIQVTFEGDAAELPGEYALPLGLAVSELVSNALRHAFPAGQAGTVSVSLRRQGEELSLAVQDDGTGLPEETNEATGFGMLLVASCATQVEGELITQHRPTRFEIRFPATLAA